Proteins from a single region of Candidatus Puniceispirillum marinum IMCC1322:
- the hemH gene encoding ferrochelatase, with protein sequence MPINKAPADHPTFPGQARTGLLLVNLGTPDGTDKKSMRRYLKQFLSDRRVIEVPRLLWWVILNGIILNVRPKKSGAAYDRIWLKDDPDGSPLRKITRLQAEHVARTFNSDNLMVTYAMRYGQPAIDRQLQALQDAGCSRIVLMPLYPQYAASTTATVNDELYKWALDKRWQPAVRTVPPWHDHPGYIKALAASVKAAVKKHGKPDALVVSFHGIPKSYFVAGDPYHCHCMKSARLLKEALKWDDDSFHATFQSRFGSEPWLQPYTDISVVDLAKQGKKHVMVMAPGFVADCLETLDELDIELHEEFIEHGGEKFSYIPCLNDSAAGMKVIEDIAIDNLKGWVDLKR encoded by the coding sequence ATGCCGATAAATAAAGCCCCTGCCGATCATCCCACCTTTCCCGGGCAAGCCAGAACCGGCTTGCTTCTGGTCAATCTGGGCACGCCTGATGGCACCGATAAAAAATCGATGCGGCGCTATCTGAAACAGTTTCTGTCTGACCGCCGCGTGATTGAAGTGCCGCGCCTGCTATGGTGGGTGATCCTCAATGGCATCATCCTGAATGTTCGACCCAAAAAATCGGGGGCCGCCTATGACCGTATCTGGCTAAAGGATGATCCCGACGGCTCACCCTTGCGTAAAATCACCCGTTTGCAAGCCGAGCATGTCGCCAGGACCTTTAACAGCGATAATCTGATGGTCACATATGCAATGCGTTATGGCCAGCCCGCCATCGACCGGCAATTACAGGCATTACAGGATGCCGGATGTAGCCGCATCGTATTGATGCCGCTTTATCCGCAATATGCGGCCTCGACCACCGCGACGGTGAATGATGAATTATACAAATGGGCGCTTGATAAACGCTGGCAACCGGCGGTGCGCACCGTCCCGCCTTGGCACGATCATCCGGGCTATATCAAGGCACTAGCCGCCAGCGTCAAAGCCGCCGTCAAAAAGCATGGCAAGCCTGATGCGCTGGTTGTATCATTTCACGGCATCCCGAAAAGCTATTTTGTAGCGGGCGATCCCTATCATTGCCATTGTATGAAAAGTGCGCGGCTTCTCAAGGAAGCGCTGAAATGGGATGATGACAGCTTTCATGCTACCTTTCAGTCGCGCTTTGGTTCCGAACCATGGTTGCAACCCTATACCGATATCAGCGTTGTCGATCTGGCCAAACAGGGCAAGAAACATGTCATGGTTATGGCACCTGGCTTTGTTGCCGATTGTCTGGAAACCCTTGATGAACTGGACATTGAACTGCATGAAGAATTTATCGAGCATGGCGGCGAGAAATTCAGCTATATCCCCTGTCTGAATGACTCGGCGGCGGGCATGAAGGTGATCGAAGACATCGCCATCGACAACCTCAAAGGCTGGGTTGATCTGAAACGATAG
- a CDS encoding DUF2061 domain-containing protein, with protein sequence MFLDRLKRFKHGPRDDRAKSALKTVTWRVLASTDTLIISWILTGNFKIASSIMSVEIVTKMFLYYGHERIWARFL encoded by the coding sequence ATGTTTCTGGATAGACTGAAAAGATTTAAGCATGGGCCGCGTGACGACCGCGCAAAATCAGCCCTGAAGACGGTTACATGGCGTGTGCTGGCATCAACAGATACGCTGATTATTTCATGGATACTGACGGGCAATTTCAAGATTGCAAGTTCGATCATGTCGGTTGAGATCGTGACCAAGATGTTTCTCTATTACGGGCATGAGCGCATCTGGGCGCGGTTTTTATAG
- a CDS encoding response regulator transcription factor: MNILIVEDDPVIADVIGMTLDEAGHFSTVAHTIEASLAELRHNRIDAVLLDINLPDGNGTRLARLIRKHHLPMPILVVSGNSGIDDKIAALGAGADGYLTKPFDRYELMANLDAIIRRTNGHSSAVVTAGNLTVDLSRNYAKIGDKQLNLTGKEFRIVEFLALRKGSVLSKDAFLNHLYGGIDEPEPKIIDVFMCKLRRKLDNAGASGLNIDTVWGQGYILRETPDFEIAEQSI, from the coding sequence ATGAATATTCTTATTGTTGAAGATGATCCAGTTATTGCAGACGTGATCGGTATGACCCTTGATGAAGCTGGGCATTTCAGCACAGTTGCCCATACAATTGAGGCATCACTTGCTGAATTGCGACATAATCGTATCGACGCTGTTTTGCTTGATATAAACCTTCCTGATGGCAACGGCACCCGGCTGGCCCGCTTGATCCGCAAGCATCACTTACCCATGCCAATACTTGTTGTCTCTGGTAATAGTGGCATTGATGACAAGATTGCAGCGCTTGGTGCTGGTGCCGATGGCTATCTTACCAAACCCTTCGATAGATATGAATTGATGGCCAATCTGGACGCGATTATCCGGCGCACCAATGGTCATAGTTCGGCGGTTGTCACCGCTGGCAATCTCACCGTTGATCTCAGCCGCAATTACGCCAAGATTGGCGACAAGCAGCTCAATCTGACTGGCAAGGAATTCCGCATTGTCGAATTTCTGGCGCTACGTAAGGGATCAGTGTTGAGTAAAGATGCCTTTTTGAACCATCTCTATGGCGGTATTGACGAACCTGAGCCAAAGATCATTGACGTCTTTATGTGCAAATTACGCCGTAAACTCGACAATGCCGGGGCCTCCGGGCTGAATATCGATACGGTATGGGGACAAGGCTATATCCTGCGTGAAACCCCCGATTTCGAAATTGCCGAACAATCCATTTAA
- the fdhF gene encoding formate dehydrogenase subunit alpha, translating into MTDTKTPINFILDGKDVSAEADETIWQAAARLGTDIPHLCYKDDDGYRPDGNCRACMVEIEGERVLAASCIRAPSEGMVVNSQNHRATTARKMVMELLVSDQPARESAHDPDSELWKYAETQDVESGRFPARMSAEPDSSHPAIAVNMDACIQCGLCVRACREVQVNDVIGLAGRGADAHIVFDFGDDMGASTCVGCGECVQACPTGALMPKTLLDDSQKLAITPDRHVDSVCPYCGVGCQLTFNIKDEKIVAVSGRQGPANKSRLCVKGRYGFDYVANPERLTTPLIRRDDVAKSDSLPFDASNPLTHFREASWEEALDLAAGKLNHVRDTYGPSAMSGFGSAKGSNEEAYLVQKLVRTGFKTNNVDHCTRLCHASSVAALLENIGSGAVTASFSECRNSDAIIVIGSNPTVNHPVAATFIKNAAQKGAKLYVMDPRGQALDRYAEESLNFVPGTDVALLNGLIHVIIDEGLYDSDYVKNQTEGFEDLKARTASSTPEAMSAICGIAPDTIRDVARGYANAKAAMIFWGMGISQHTHGTDNSRCLISLALLTGNVGKPGAGLHPLRGQNNVQGASDAGLIPMFFPDYKPVGDPEIRAKYENLWNAKLDPEKGLTVVEITDAAYNGDIKAMYVMGENPAMSDPDQAHARAALANLDILVVQDIFMTETAAFADVILPASAFPEKNGTFTNTDRRVQMGRQAIDPPGDARQDWWIIQELANRMGLSWSYTHARDIFGEMRMVMPSLTGITWDRLLKEDAVTYPCADENSEGKDVIFGDGFPTASGRGRMTPADVLPPDEMPDAEFPLVMSTGRLLEHWHTGSMTRRATVLDALEPEPEVHVSPSDLQSLQVSAGDLIRVVTRRGEIALAARVDPKLPAGMIFVPFCFNEAPANMLTNPALDPYGKIPELKFSAARLETVVEAAAE; encoded by the coding sequence ATGACTGATACGAAAACACCGATTAATTTTATTCTCGATGGCAAGGATGTTAGCGCCGAAGCTGACGAAACCATATGGCAGGCTGCGGCACGCCTTGGCACTGATATTCCGCATCTATGTTACAAAGATGATGATGGCTACCGCCCTGATGGCAATTGTCGGGCCTGTATGGTTGAAATTGAGGGTGAACGGGTCTTGGCGGCATCATGTATCCGCGCCCCAAGCGAAGGCATGGTGGTAAACAGCCAGAACCACCGCGCCACCACGGCACGTAAAATGGTCATGGAATTGCTTGTTTCCGATCAACCTGCGCGTGAATCTGCGCATGATCCGGATTCCGAATTGTGGAAATATGCCGAAACACAGGACGTTGAAAGCGGCCGTTTTCCAGCGCGCATGTCAGCCGAACCTGATAGTTCACATCCAGCTATTGCCGTCAATATGGACGCTTGCATCCAATGCGGCTTGTGCGTTCGCGCCTGCCGCGAAGTGCAGGTCAATGATGTGATCGGCTTGGCTGGTCGCGGTGCTGATGCGCATATCGTGTTTGATTTTGGTGATGATATGGGTGCCAGCACCTGTGTGGGTTGTGGTGAATGTGTTCAGGCCTGTCCAACAGGTGCCCTGATGCCCAAAACCCTGCTTGATGACAGCCAGAAGCTGGCAATCACGCCTGACCGCCATGTCGATTCCGTGTGTCCTTATTGCGGTGTTGGCTGTCAGCTAACATTCAATATCAAAGATGAAAAAATCGTGGCTGTTTCGGGTCGTCAAGGCCCAGCCAATAAAAGTCGGCTTTGTGTCAAAGGCCGTTATGGTTTCGATTATGTTGCCAATCCGGAACGCCTGACAACGCCCCTGATCCGCCGCGATGATGTTGCCAAGTCAGACTCCCTGCCCTTTGACGCCAGCAATCCACTCACCCATTTCCGCGAAGCAAGTTGGGAAGAAGCACTTGATCTTGCCGCGGGCAAACTCAATCATGTGCGTGACACCTATGGTCCATCAGCCATGTCGGGCTTTGGTTCGGCCAAGGGTAGTAATGAAGAAGCCTATCTCGTGCAAAAGCTTGTACGTACTGGCTTTAAGACCAATAATGTCGATCACTGCACACGGTTGTGTCATGCGTCATCGGTCGCTGCTTTGCTGGAAAATATTGGTTCTGGTGCTGTCACCGCCTCCTTTTCCGAATGTCGCAATTCAGATGCCATTATCGTGATCGGCTCAAACCCGACAGTGAACCATCCGGTTGCCGCGACCTTTATCAAGAACGCTGCCCAAAAGGGTGCCAAGCTTTATGTCATGGATCCCCGCGGTCAGGCACTTGACCGCTATGCCGAAGAATCACTGAATTTTGTTCCGGGCACTGATGTGGCGCTGTTGAACGGTCTGATTCATGTCATTATCGACGAAGGCCTCTATGATAGTGATTATGTCAAAAATCAAACCGAAGGTTTTGAAGACCTGAAAGCCCGTACCGCCAGTTCAACGCCTGAGGCTATGTCGGCCATTTGTGGTATTGCGCCCGACACAATCCGCGACGTGGCACGTGGCTATGCCAATGCCAAAGCCGCGATGATTTTCTGGGGCATGGGCATCTCACAGCATACGCATGGCACTGACAATTCACGCTGTTTGATTTCGCTGGCCTTATTGACAGGCAATGTTGGCAAGCCCGGCGCTGGTCTGCATCCGCTTCGTGGCCAGAATAACGTTCAGGGCGCATCTGACGCGGGTCTGATCCCGATGTTCTTCCCTGATTACAAGCCTGTTGGCGACCCTGAAATCCGCGCTAAATACGAAAATCTATGGAACGCCAAGCTGGATCCGGAAAAAGGCCTTACCGTCGTTGAAATTACCGACGCCGCCTATAATGGTGACATCAAGGCGATGTATGTGATGGGCGAAAATCCGGCCATGTCGGATCCTGATCAGGCGCATGCCCGCGCGGCGCTGGCGAATCTGGATATTCTGGTTGTGCAGGACATCTTCATGACCGAAACGGCCGCTTTTGCCGATGTAATCCTGCCTGCTTCGGCCTTTCCGGAAAAGAATGGTACCTTTACCAACACTGACCGCCGCGTGCAGATGGGGCGTCAGGCGATCGACCCACCAGGCGACGCTAGACAGGATTGGTGGATCATTCAGGAACTTGCCAACCGCATGGGCCTAAGCTGGAGCTATACACATGCCCGGGATATTTTTGGCGAAATGCGCATGGTTATGCCGTCTTTGACTGGCATTACATGGGATCGCTTGCTCAAGGAAGATGCCGTTACCTACCCATGTGCTGATGAAAACAGCGAAGGCAAGGATGTGATCTTCGGCGATGGTTTCCCGACCGCGTCGGGACGCGGACGGATGACACCGGCAGATGTATTGCCGCCTGATGAAATGCCTGATGCTGAATTTCCGCTTGTGATGTCCACCGGACGTCTGCTGGAACATTGGCATACCGGTTCGATGACAAGGCGGGCAACCGTTCTTGACGCCCTCGAGCCAGAGCCAGAGGTACATGTCTCACCATCTGATCTGCAATCATTACAGGTATCGGCTGGTGATCTGATCCGTGTCGTGACGCGTCGTGGTGAAATTGCGCTGGCTGCCCGGGTTGACCCGAAACTGCCTGCGGGTATGATCTTCGTTCCTTTCTGCTTTAACGAAGCCCCTGCCAACATGCTGACGAATCCGGCGCTTGACCCATATGGCAAGATCCCCGAATTGAAATTTTCGGCCGCAAGGCTTGAAACAGTGGTCGAAGCTGCGGCAGAATAG
- a CDS encoding NAD(P)H-dependent oxidoreductase subunit E has translation MDNLPNTGRDKSDDFSSAGTPSRGKGRYKPKGRMLDPVALDEVRALLGNISPTRDMLIEYLHMIQDSEKHLSARHLAALAHIMRIPMAEVWEVASFYDHFDLVKEDETAPPLCTVRVCTSLSCMMAGGETMLEKLQPYASDKVRFVPAPCIGACDKAPAAAVGHKLVEHASFEALKAVEEDGHPEIPATARRFDDYVADGGYSLLKALLAGEKTAEDVLSVLDNTALRGLGGAGFPTGRKWRIVSGQPGPRLMAVNGDEGEPGTFKDRLYLSNDPHRMIEGILIATKVVGIDACYIYMRDEYPEIIALLKEELAAVEAAGLTDHTELHLRRGAGAYICGEESAMIESIEGKRGLPRHRPPFVAEKGIFDRPTLVNNVETLYWIRDIVEQGADWFNNQGKDGHPGPRSYSVSGRVAKPGVIVAPAGSTVEELIALCGGMADGHSFKGYLPGGASGGILPASKSDIPLDFGGKLAEEGCFVGSHAVVVLSDQDNMWDAATNLLKFFAHESCGQCTPCRNGTEKAVTLMQSANPDVNLLGELSIAMGDASICGLGQAASNPLTSVMKHFPEDIVK, from the coding sequence GTGGATAATTTACCGAACACCGGTCGCGATAAGTCAGACGATTTTAGCAGCGCTGGCACACCCAGCCGCGGCAAAGGAAGATACAAACCAAAAGGTCGTATGCTTGACCCTGTTGCGCTTGACGAAGTGCGCGCGCTACTGGGTAATATCAGCCCCACCCGTGATATGCTGATTGAATATCTGCACATGATACAAGATAGTGAAAAACACCTATCTGCACGGCATCTGGCAGCGCTTGCCCATATCATGCGCATTCCGATGGCCGAAGTCTGGGAAGTTGCCAGCTTCTATGACCATTTTGATCTTGTTAAAGAAGATGAAACAGCCCCACCGCTTTGTACCGTTCGCGTTTGCACGTCACTTTCCTGCATGATGGCTGGCGGTGAAACCATGCTTGAAAAGTTACAACCCTATGCCAGTGACAAGGTGCGTTTTGTTCCTGCGCCTTGCATTGGCGCTTGTGACAAGGCGCCTGCCGCCGCGGTTGGTCACAAACTTGTCGAACATGCCAGCTTTGAAGCGCTGAAAGCCGTTGAAGAAGACGGACATCCGGAAATTCCGGCAACCGCACGCCGTTTTGATGATTATGTCGCCGATGGTGGTTATAGCCTGCTCAAAGCTTTGCTGGCAGGCGAGAAAACCGCCGAAGATGTTTTGTCCGTTCTGGATAACACAGCTTTACGTGGTCTTGGCGGTGCGGGGTTCCCGACTGGACGTAAATGGCGCATTGTTTCAGGCCAGCCCGGACCACGCCTGATGGCAGTCAATGGTGATGAGGGCGAACCGGGCACCTTTAAGGACCGCCTATATTTATCAAATGACCCCCACCGTATGATTGAAGGCATTCTGATCGCAACCAAGGTTGTGGGCATCGATGCTTGTTACATCTATATGCGTGATGAATACCCAGAAATCATTGCCTTGCTAAAAGAAGAGCTGGCGGCTGTCGAAGCGGCAGGCTTAACCGATCATACCGAGTTGCATCTGCGCCGCGGTGCTGGTGCCTATATTTGCGGCGAAGAGTCAGCCATGATCGAGTCGATCGAGGGTAAACGCGGCCTGCCGCGTCACCGCCCGCCCTTTGTCGCTGAAAAAGGCATCTTTGACCGCCCGACGCTGGTCAATAATGTCGAAACGCTATACTGGATTCGTGACATTGTCGAACAAGGTGCCGACTGGTTCAACAATCAGGGCAAAGACGGACATCCCGGGCCACGCAGCTATTCGGTTTCTGGCCGTGTTGCCAAGCCTGGTGTGATCGTGGCTCCTGCCGGTTCGACTGTTGAAGAATTGATTGCCCTATGCGGCGGCATGGCTGATGGACATAGCTTCAAAGGCTATCTCCCTGGCGGTGCCTCCGGTGGTATTCTGCCCGCAAGCAAAAGTGATATTCCGCTTGATTTTGGTGGCAAACTTGCCGAGGAAGGCTGTTTTGTAGGCTCGCATGCAGTCGTCGTATTATCCGATCAGGATAATATGTGGGACGCCGCGACAAATCTGTTAAAATTCTTTGCGCATGAAAGCTGCGGGCAATGCACCCCATGCCGGAATGGCACCGAAAAGGCAGTGACATTGATGCAAAGCGCAAATCCTGATGTCAATCTATTGGGCGAATTATCGATTGCCATGGGTGATGCCAGCATTTGCGGCCTTGGTCAGGCGGCATCCAATCCTCTGACCAGCGTGATGAAGCATTTTCCTGAAGATATTGTAAAATAA
- a CDS encoding alpha/beta hydrolase: MMRFRIIVILILLCASVWTLAPREPASLDIAFDEAVLGDDISAYLATREARFDNITLNVGKQIIWAGAPQQKTPLSIIYIHGFSASSAEISPVPDQLAASLGANLFYTRLRGHGRGAAAMAEADIADWMYDIGEALAIGRRLGDKTIVISTSTGATISAAAALDPALSADVKGFIFVSPNFGINNPFAGLLTWPWARHWVPLILGDTRQSPPRNALNARYWTTTYPTTALLPMAALVKAVVNADVSAVQTPALFYFSREDQVVDPAKTIDMAERWGATATSITVTMGAEDDEFSHVIAGDIVSPGQTKAATTAMLDWIKGLGE, translated from the coding sequence ATGATGCGCTTTCGTATAATTGTCATTTTGATTCTGCTTTGTGCCAGCGTCTGGACATTGGCACCGCGCGAACCGGCATCGCTTGACATCGCCTTTGACGAAGCCGTGCTTGGCGATGATATCTCCGCCTATCTGGCGACACGCGAAGCGCGCTTTGACAATATAACCCTCAATGTTGGTAAGCAGATCATCTGGGCTGGCGCGCCGCAACAGAAAACCCCGCTATCAATCATCTATATCCATGGCTTTTCGGCCAGTTCCGCCGAAATAAGCCCTGTGCCTGACCAGCTGGCCGCCAGCCTTGGTGCCAATCTGTTCTATACGCGCCTACGCGGGCATGGGCGCGGCGCGGCGGCGATGGCTGAGGCAGACATTGCCGACTGGATGTATGATATCGGCGAGGCCTTGGCCATTGGCCGGCGGCTGGGCGACAAGACCATCGTAATTTCAACGTCGACTGGCGCTACGATCAGCGCGGCGGCGGCGCTCGACCCTGCTTTGTCGGCAGATGTGAAAGGCTTTATTTTTGTCTCGCCTAATTTCGGCATCAACAACCCGTTTGCCGGATTGCTGACATGGCCATGGGCGCGCCACTGGGTGCCTTTAATCCTTGGTGACACGCGCCAGTCACCCCCGCGCAATGCGCTCAATGCACGCTATTGGACAACCACCTATCCGACCACCGCCCTGTTGCCGATGGCGGCATTGGTCAAGGCCGTGGTCAATGCCGATGTCAGCGCGGTTCAGACACCTGCCCTATTCTATTTTTCGCGTGAGGATCAGGTTGTCGATCCTGCAAAAACGATTGACATGGCCGAAAGATGGGGCGCGACCGCCACCAGCATCACTGTCACGATGGGCGCGGAGGATGATGAATTTTCGCATGTGATTGCTGGCGATATTGTCTCTCCCGGGCAAACCAAAGCCGCCACCACCGCCATGCTCGACTGGATCAAGGGGCTGGGGGAATAG
- a CDS encoding peroxiredoxin: MSLRINDIAPDFTAQTTQGDLSFHEWLGDSWGVLFSHPKDFTPVCTTELGALAGLQPEFEARNVKVIGLSVDPVEDHNSWLQDIADVTGHMPNYPIIADTELAVAKLYNMLPREEGTSHAGRTAVENQAVRSVFIVGPDKRIKLTLTYPMATGRNFAELIRTIDSLQLTATHKVATPADWQHGDDVIIVPSVSDDEAWTLFPDGWQTIKPYLRKVADPTKP; the protein is encoded by the coding sequence ATGTCACTACGAATCAATGATATAGCGCCTGATTTTACCGCGCAGACAACGCAAGGCGATCTGTCGTTTCATGAATGGCTTGGCGATAGCTGGGGCGTTCTGTTTTCGCATCCAAAGGATTTTACGCCCGTTTGCACAACCGAGCTGGGTGCACTGGCCGGATTACAGCCTGAATTTGAAGCCCGCAATGTGAAAGTCATCGGCCTGTCGGTTGATCCGGTCGAAGATCATAATTCATGGCTTCAGGATATCGCTGATGTCACCGGACATATGCCTAATTATCCGATCATCGCCGATACCGAACTTGCTGTTGCCAAACTATATAACATGTTGCCGCGTGAAGAAGGCACCAGCCATGCCGGCCGCACGGCGGTCGAAAATCAGGCCGTCCGGTCGGTATTCATCGTCGGGCCTGACAAGCGGATCAAGCTGACATTGACCTATCCGATGGCCACGGGGCGCAATTTCGCCGAATTGATCCGCACAATCGATTCATTGCAACTAACAGCGACGCATAAAGTGGCCACACCAGCTGATTGGCAGCATGGTGATGATGTTATCATTGTGCCCTCGGTATCGGATGATGAGGCATGGACATTATTTCCCGATGGCTGGCAGACGATAAAGCCCTATTTGCGCAAGGTTGCTGACCCGACAAAACCATAG
- a CDS encoding dimethylsulfoniopropionate demethylase, whose amino-acid sequence MAQSGLNMSRRIRRSPFTDKVEEYGVRGFSVVNHMLLPKAFETSVEDDYWHLREHVQIWDVGVQRQVQITGLDAARLVQMMTPRDVRQAKIGQCLYVPMIDEDAGMLNDPVLIKLADDKFWLSIADSDILLWVKGLALGLKLNVDVEEPDVSPLAIQGPKAIALMADLFGEAIRDLGYFQYGIFDVLGTRQLIARSGYSKQGGFEIYLHGGHLGSDLWDMIYQAGKQYNIMPGCPNLIERIEGGLMSYGNEFTRDNNPLECGFEELCYFGDDIDYIGKIALRRIAEEGPQKLIRGIKFGGGKAPPCGKPFLVTTRDNIHIGQITSGIYSPRLKCNVGMSMMAKGHWDFGTVVFVHTPDGIVREGTVSPLPF is encoded by the coding sequence ATGGCACAATCAGGTCTGAACATGTCGCGGCGCATTCGGCGCTCGCCTTTTACCGACAAGGTAGAAGAATATGGCGTGCGAGGCTTTAGCGTCGTTAATCATATGTTATTGCCAAAAGCTTTTGAGACAAGTGTTGAGGATGATTATTGGCATCTTCGCGAGCATGTGCAGATATGGGATGTCGGGGTACAGCGGCAGGTTCAAATAACCGGTTTAGACGCAGCCCGTCTTGTTCAAATGATGACACCCCGCGATGTGCGGCAGGCGAAGATTGGTCAATGTCTTTATGTGCCCATGATTGATGAAGATGCCGGAATGCTCAATGATCCGGTGTTAATCAAACTAGCTGATGATAAATTTTGGCTGTCTATCGCCGACTCAGATATTTTGCTTTGGGTAAAAGGGCTGGCGCTTGGTTTAAAATTAAACGTTGATGTCGAAGAGCCTGATGTCTCTCCATTGGCGATACAAGGCCCAAAAGCAATCGCCTTGATGGCTGACCTATTTGGTGAGGCGATTCGAGATTTGGGCTATTTCCAATATGGCATATTTGATGTGCTTGGTACACGCCAGCTCATTGCGCGTTCCGGATATAGTAAACAGGGCGGTTTTGAAATTTATCTTCACGGGGGGCATCTTGGGAGTGACCTCTGGGACATGATCTATCAGGCCGGGAAACAATATAATATCATGCCTGGCTGCCCCAATCTGATTGAGAGGATTGAGGGTGGGTTAATGTCCTATGGCAACGAATTTACACGTGACAATAATCCGCTTGAATGCGGATTTGAAGAGCTTTGTTATTTTGGAGATGACATTGACTATATCGGCAAGATCGCGTTGCGCAGAATTGCTGAAGAAGGCCCTCAAAAATTAATTCGTGGCATAAAATTCGGTGGCGGCAAAGCGCCACCATGTGGCAAGCCCTTTTTGGTTACGACGCGCGACAATATTCATATTGGCCAGATTACATCGGGCATCTATTCACCACGTCTTAAATGTAATGTTGGCATGTCGATGATGGCGAAAGGCCATTGGGATTTCGGCACTGTGGTATTCGTTCATACACCCGATGGCATAGTGCGGGAGGGAACAGTTTCACCTTTGCCATTTTGA
- a CDS encoding DUF3553 domain-containing protein, translating to MLYFELGDFVRHPERPDWGIGQVQSIVGLNVTVNFEHVGKQLINCAYVDLLAVSEKTMTPPISS from the coding sequence ATGCTGTATTTTGAACTTGGGGATTTTGTGAGACATCCTGAACGCCCTGATTGGGGTATTGGTCAGGTGCAATCGATTGTCGGTCTGAATGTAACGGTGAACTTTGAGCATGTCGGCAAACAGCTGATAAATTGTGCGTATGTGGATCTGCTGGCGGTATCTGAAAAAACCATGACGCCCCCTATCAGTTCATAG
- the hemA gene encoding 5-aminolevulinate synthase — MNYRDAFKSKLNQLVAENRYRHFVELERIVGAHPQAVWNAPDGKRDVTVWCSNDYIGMGHHPDVIAALQDAAGQHGTGAGGTRNISGTSASIVALEQELASLHNKERALVLTSGYVANEASISALAGLLNDCIVFSDAMNHASIISGIRHARVEKAIFRHNDVAHLESLLASQPLDRPKIIIFESVYSMDGDISPIADIIDLAKRYNALTYLDEVHAVGMYGTDGGGIAQMLGLDNDIDIIQGTLGKAFGTIGGYIAADDVICDAVRSYGSGFIFSTALPPAIASTALASVRHIRAHDKPRNQQKIQAEKLKAALRATQIEFLDGPTHIVPVMIGDAATCTRVCRLLLDDYNIYVQPINYPTVAKGTERLRLTPGPFHADAMIAHLVNALENAISRATAESDQARQPGLSG, encoded by the coding sequence TTGAATTACCGCGATGCGTTTAAAAGCAAGCTCAATCAACTAGTGGCCGAAAATCGGTATCGCCACTTTGTTGAGCTTGAGCGCATTGTTGGCGCGCATCCTCAGGCTGTCTGGAACGCCCCCGATGGTAAACGCGATGTCACGGTATGGTGTTCGAATGATTATATCGGCATGGGGCATCATCCCGACGTGATCGCCGCCCTGCAAGATGCAGCTGGTCAGCATGGCACTGGCGCTGGTGGCACCCGCAATATTTCGGGCACCAGCGCATCGATTGTTGCGCTGGAACAGGAACTAGCATCATTGCATAACAAAGAACGTGCATTGGTTCTTACCAGCGGCTATGTCGCTAATGAAGCCAGTATCAGCGCCCTTGCTGGCTTGCTGAATGACTGCATTGTCTTTTCTGACGCGATGAATCATGCCTCGATCATTTCCGGCATTCGTCATGCACGGGTTGAAAAGGCTATTTTCCGCCATAATGATGTTGCGCATCTGGAATCGCTACTGGCAAGCCAGCCGCTTGACCGGCCAAAGATCATCATTTTTGAATCGGTCTATTCGATGGATGGTGATATCAGCCCGATTGCCGACATTATCGACCTGGCCAAACGTTATAACGCGCTGACCTATCTTGATGAGGTTCATGCTGTTGGCATGTATGGCACCGATGGCGGCGGCATCGCCCAGATGCTTGGTCTGGATAACGATATCGACATCATTCAGGGCACGCTTGGCAAGGCCTTTGGCACGATTGGCGGCTATATCGCGGCTGATGATGTGATTTGTGACGCTGTGCGCAGTTACGGGTCTGGTTTTATTTTTTCAACCGCCCTGCCGCCTGCCATTGCCAGCACAGCATTGGCATCGGTGCGGCATATTCGGGCGCATGACAAGCCTCGAAACCAGCAAAAAATTCAGGCTGAAAAGCTGAAAGCGGCGTTACGCGCCACGCAGATAGAGTTTCTCGACGGGCCAACGCATATCGTGCCGGTCATGATTGGTGATGCCGCCACCTGTACCCGCGTTTGCCGGCTGTTACTTGATGACTATAATATCTATGTCCAGCCGATCAATTACCCCACCGTTGCCAAAGGCACCGAACGGCTACGTCTGACCCCTGGCCCGTTTCATGCCGATGCCATGATCGCGCATCTTGTGAACGCGCTGGAAAATGCCATTTCCCGTGCCACCGCCGAATCCGATCAGGCGCGCCAACCTGGACTATCTGGGTAA